The following nucleotide sequence is from Drosophila takahashii strain IR98-3 E-12201 chromosome 3L, DtakHiC1v2, whole genome shotgun sequence.
GTGGAATGCCCGCGCCCAGTGGGCGACCTCCAGAGGGGGTGGCGGTCGGGCGGCAGAGAAAGCCACTCTCTCATTTGCTCGCTCAGTCGATTTAATCGTTTAGTGCGCCCTTTTGCGCCTTATCAacgtttcatttaatttagccCGAAACCTTTTTCGGTTTCGATTTGTGGGCGTCGGAGTGGGTGGCTCCGGGATTCGGTTACGGATTTCGATTGGGATTCCGGATTCCGTCCGGATTACGAATTCCGAATCGCTGGATGGCCCGCCGAGTTGCGGTTGATTAGGTGTTATCGTTATGATTAGTGGTCGCTCGAGTGGCAACTCCGTCCGGGAAGCTGCGGTTTCCAAAGGGTCGTTGTGGGTTAAAAGAGGGTGTGGCGCGGTGGGCGTTGCGGTATGTGGGCGGCGTGTGAAGGGGCGGACAAGCGGATGATTAGTTGAGAGCAATTGGGGGATATGGACATCTCAATAAATTGATTGTAAACTACAAAGACTAGGCAGTAACCACAATTTATTACAAATCAGGGATAATAAATATTCGGCAAATGTAAtgggcaaaaattaaattatttgaaaattagGACTATtggaaaatgttatttaaaattgtaagtaATAGGAAAAACGTAACTAACAATAGGTAAAGTTAAATTAAGTTAGGTTaagttagaaaataataaacaacattaatatcgttttatttttgtgtattttttttaacgaattgaaacttaaaattaaataaaacatgcTTGTAGTTTTAGAAATATCTTCTTTTTTCTGTCATTTTGCCAAttgatttggaatttattataattttatttgaaaaccaGCCTCATTTTAGCCAAGTCTAGTCATTTTAGACGCAATCTTTTAAATCTGTTAAATTTCGATGCTTAAAAATTACTTcgatgaattttattttgattcatattaaaattatgtatGTCTTTCTTGTTCTGCTTTTGAACCGATCGCTCCCTTTTTAAATTGGTAACTGGTAGCAGTGATGTCTCTTGCCATgtattgctcatacgccgcgttgtACGGCGGTAAAAATGGGAAAGAGGGAAGAGGGAAGGGGAGGGAGGTATTCATGTCCCACAGCAGCGaggatttattaatattttccagCATTGCTGCCACTCCCCATCcccattttcccccttttcaccgcttttttatttttttgttgcatacattttgtaatttctttGTGGAACTCTGTTCCTTTTCCTCCATTCTGCCCCCAACGAGTCCTTTGCCTGTATGGTATCCTCGCTATCCTTGGCGCttttattcattcatttatttgCGCTTTTCTACATTTCTTTTTTGCCCTTTCCCCTCGTCGTCCCCGCTCTCCAGTTCAATTTCTTTGGGAACTTTCCTTCACGACTTTTCTTacgttttttgtaataataccCACGCTTGGTATGGGAATTTCGATCGGAAGTTTAAATAGTGATGTTTTATGGTTTTTCGAATACCCTAAACTATAAGGTTTTTATACTTCCCATGATATGTAATtgatttcctttaaaattacAGTCTACACAACTATATACGAACTATTTAggcatttaaaagaaaaattacagGTCTCTTAactcttaattttaaaagtaaaattttttgaaagtttaagattaaattaaacatacctttgaaaccaaatacatttatttttgtacagaaagaagaaatttttggcATTCAACGTGAAAGTTGAGCTATTtattattcaatatttttaagaaaattcaaAATCTAGAATTAAAAGAGTACTTGCGACTTCGTGTTGTTCATGTTGTCACACTTCTACTCGTTCCTTTTTCAACTTTCTTCcacgttttttttctgtgttcattttgctttcttttgcattttttcttggAACAAAGTTGCCGCTTTATTGTTTCGATTTAAGTTACTTTGTATGCTGTCAACGTTGGGTAAGATGGTTATATAGCGAGTGTCGGCGCGGAGAAGGGCGGCTGGAAAGGGGGTGCCGGGGGTGTGGGTGACGAGGGTGGTGGTTAAAGGAAGGTTCTCCCGGGGCTTGGGTTTTGAGTTTGTGGGTGGCCAATTCCTTGGTCCGACCGACGAATGCCCGCATCGAAATCGCTTGGGAGCCGCTTTGGGTTTCATTGTTGCCTGGTTTTATTTCATGAGGCTTGTACTTTGATTTGTCGGCCCCACAATTTCGTTTCGGCCCGGCATCGAGTTTTATGCTCGTTTAATGGCTGCGAATTTACTCGCTTTATGCGTCTTCGATAAGCATTTATTAGCGCCATGAAAATCGGGGGAGAAACATTTATTGGGCTGGGGGAGTGTGATTTTGCAGCGAGGGTAATGGTTACGGTATTGGCTTACTTTTTACTGGGTGGCCGATGGGGcgtatgatttatttttatgttattcatttattttttatgcctTGTCTCTCGCCCTTATTCTGTTTTCGTTTTGGGGCTTTGTGGCTTCATCTTTGGGGTATTCTCTAAACCCCATGGAACATATGCTGACAGTTTGTTCCTTTGGGAACTTGTCTGGTGAAATATTATAGCGAATTaggaaaaagtttttgttgggAAAGTATTTGACAGGAAGTGGAAAAGTTCTGTTTAcctattatttcatttttaacgatactattatataaaaacaataatttaattgggTTCTATTTatgatatataaatattaaaccatAGTTTTTAGTGTGGcccaaaatattatattactaAACTATTTCCCAAATTATTTTCACATTTCTTATAGAGCAGTTTCCTCTTTAAATTggtttcccatccatttttcctttttcagtTCTTCATCTCTGCTTCTTTTCTCATCCCATCTCTGATGTTTTATCCTTGTCACTGCCGCATCCTCTTCTCCACAGCCATCAAGAGCGCAGCCCCCTCTTTCTCCTTGGCTATATTGCAatttttgctgctgttgcccaTAAAACTTTTCCACAATTTTTCCTCCtctggttttcttttttcctgccacgccccctttgaaGCAGGGGATGTGGGTGGTGTAgggaaacaacaacaaggacaACATTTACTTGTCTGCTTAACTGCAAAGACAAACCTTACCCAACCCCCAGCCCCCCATTTTCCTCCCTCTAGCAAGCTGCTTTGCCTGTCatctaaaattcatttttatacttgtattttctctcttgcttttttacttttttcctatttttttccgtgctgcttttttatttcagttcgtttttgccattttcttttcttgagccatttttattatttttgtcataAGCTCGCAttcggtgtgtgtgtgagtgtgtgtgtgcgggcgGATGTGCCTGTGTGAGTGGCGGcttctttatatatttttcattgtgCCACGCAAAACCCCCCTGCCCCCACCGTCGTTTCATCCAAAACTCACAGAAGTCAAATACGTTTTAATATCTTTTCTCTCTTGACATTTTCACTACAGTTATGTTGCCATTTTTCCTCTCcgcttgtgtgtgtgagtgtgctgGGGATATATGTCCTTTATGCTCGTGAATGTGTGTGAGTTTTTCTTCGCTTTTGGAGCTCCCAGCTTCACGTAGTCGAAAGTCGCGCCAAGTTTtccatcttcttcttctgctgtGCGAAAGTATGTCGAcctgtttttgtgtgtgtgtgggtattCCATGGAAAGCGCATCCTTCGCCTTCTATAATGCCCCTCgttatatgtgtgtgtgtgtgttcgtgtGGGCGCAGCTTAATGCCTTTTCCCACCCTCCTTTCGGCCACCCAACGTCCTTCGCCGGCTGTTGCAGGCTGCTGTCATTGTAGGAGCCAACATGTTCGCTCTCCCCCGGCTCCTCTCCCCCTTCTCCTCTCCTCTGCCCTTGCGAAAACCCCAATCCTCAGCTTTCCTCGGCCCCCGAACATTTCCACATTTTCTCCTCCATTTCGATGCAAGCGTAACATTTTGCGCcacaattttccttttttgctgGCTTGTCTTTTGCGTTGGCAAGAGGTGCTCTTTATACCCTAAAAGGGGATCCTGTGGAATTATTATCatatctaattatttttatgtaatattttagaaatattttgtctttgttattagttatttttaaataaattctaaaaagcTTACACTCTTAttatcattatacccttgtagagggtattataatttcagtcagatgtttgcaacgcagtgaaggagacgtttccgaccgcataaagtatatatattcttgatcagcaccaatagccgagtctaaaatatataaacgctgaatctggaatccctggaactgcaccgagtgagcattactttatctacaagggtatataagcttcggctggccaaaggtagcttcctttcttgtttatttatattttagttaaggtaatgaaaattccttttatccctatttattattaaaaaaaaattaaatttaaataattttttataaagttcTTTTATtacttatcaaataaaaacacctcttaacgaggtaaaaaactagtgacgaccgcaccttcaacatacaaaagttctgatatcaacatttgtgacgaaaaattattacactcgtcattaaatagactttttaatcttttctcattcggcccgccctagcaaactattccagcctttttccctttacaggcatttctattgcagcgtgacgaatgagaaaagattagaaagtcaatttaatgacgagtgtaataatttttcgtcacaaatgttgatatcagaacttttgtatgttgaaggtgcggtcgtcactagttttttacctcgttaagaggtgtttttatttgatatcagaagtttttgtttgtttacatttgctctcataggagctaatatatacatttaaatttaaattggtcaaacataatttttaaactattgtattttaacaaattaagttaaaaaggcgttgaagtatttcaaaataccttttaatcgaggtatagcacatgtctgtacctttagtagtgtagaacttacaaactaacgaaatttagctatttttagctttttcccgctaaagtagcggctttttccaaatgtcgtagaacaaaagattcctatatggaactcttaagtgcaaatttactgatccCATGACCCTAagatacagttcggataccctcacacaaaattcaatactcaggaagctttagttgttcgagctggcaaaagtggccattttcgaataaaaataacttttaaacgtgactttttacagtaatgtgttatataccaaaatttaaggaatctcaagggctatacagtttaaggttttaaagaaaatcgttagagccgtttttgagaaaaataaaaaaaagctaaaaaaaaagttttaaaaaattgtcttttgttcatatttttttaagtattacatttacacaaattgcatatagaaggcgtttatagcatttaaaaatacctttcaaacgagatgcagcacaagcctgtagctttagtagtatagaagttacggttttccgaattttagctacttatagctgttttcccgctaaactagcgagtttttccaaaagtggtagaacaaaagttttttatatcgatgtgatgaacgtcatatcaaattttcagaacttaaaaaacatattttggacaagtggacaaacagaattaaattttcattttgggaagaagaagaaaatcttattttggctataacttttgaacggagcgtcggattttgacaaatgacccctcattcgacgggtattttcaaaaggaatacaactaaaacatttcgagggggcatttatccccaccggccccaacagctccaaatttcgaaattttcactttttcactttcaccgctctctctcccaagccaattaattttcttagagtcttggtatgcaatcctgttagttttcgcaatacctttcgataggtgtatcattcattatgatcggaccatcacagtagattttcatttcttcgtgtatatatagtagtcgccttcgcacactctcctggtgcgcttcgtcactacatggactgccgtccatagtgatttatCAACTAAATTTCTAACTGTTTTATACAAGTTATAATTGTAAATAGCTAGAGTGTCAAAGAATCATGTGCTTATTTCATGTCCTTCCTTCCCATCCTGCGCCATCCTTCCACTCACTTTGTCCCTGTCCCTGGGCGGCATGCAATTTTTTGCTCCGTCTGTGTTTGCCCGTTCTGACTtgagcttttaaaaatatttttgctgaATTCTCCACTCACCAAACACACGGAAAGTTAACCAAAATGTGGGATTTACTTATGTACCAGTCGGCGTACATAAaaggtacatatgtatattcggGGGCTACTCTATGAAATGGTCAACAGAGATTCCCAACCCACCCACTCGCAGAACGTGTAAACATTATGCAAACATTGCCGCCCACTCTCGGACAGAGAACATTCCGAATTACAATCCCCAATTACCATCACCTGACTgcataattaaatacaaaacgaTTTTCCTTTTAATCTGCGGATGCAGAACAGAACGGAGGACACAAAAACGATGACACGCCCCCCAAAAGGCCCCCAGCCCTAAACCGAACAACCGcacataaataattaaaaaggaaaattccACAATTGCAAAAAGGTCAGCGCATAAAAATTACGAAAATCGAATATTAAATTACCAACAGCAGGGAAAGCAGAAAATGTCGTTCTGCCGCAGTCGACATTTGCTCGACTTAACCCAACTTAACTGCTTGAcagcaaattttgtaaaatgtaattaaccAGCGCCGGTCCTATGGTcgaggaaaatggggaaaagccGAGCTggtaaacaacaaaaaggaaaaaatgggaaatgggcgGAAGAGAAGGTGGGCAGAAATAAAAGCCAAACGAAATAAGGAAAATCAACAGAACTCGTTGACATAATTTTCAAGCATCCCAAAGTGTGAGAGGGAGATAGCCAGTTCGAAAAGgggatgaaaatggaaaagcaaTGTGTGAGCGTATATTTGCGCTTTACGGCTTTCCCTTGCTGCTCTTTGCTGGGAGCCCAGTCGAAAGAGCTGGACTAGGAGATACCCGATACCCGGTTAAGTCCACAAACCACCAAGAAATTACAGAAGCCCAGGGGAAAATTATGTTAACAGAGCCGTAACAGAtgggaaaatgtttaaattgagTGGAGATTTGAATATAAACGTTACGTTTGCTGAGGCATAAATGGAGATTTGAACTTCTTTagtggaattttaaaattattttttttaaattctagcttataagcgttataaaattatattttgtatcataataaatatttgtgtgtattcgctatcatttataatttaatttagcaaTTACTTTAGAAATAAAAGCTCGAACAAAAACCCTTCTAAATATACCACATAACACTAACCAGTAACCACACCTCTACTGCCCTCATATCATTACTAAATAGTGTGTGGGATGGTCTGTTATTTTTCGGgggtttcggttttggttgGCAACCATTTGTTGAACCTTTTTGCCTTTATTCCTGTTCTGTTTGCTCGGCCACAAAATTTGCGCCTCATTTTCACAGAGCCCCACAGTAGCGAGCGAACGAGACGGGAAAGGACCTTTCTCGTTAGCCGTCTCACTCGCCGACTATACCTGTCTCTATCTGCGGCTGTCTCTTTCCCTCTAGCCGCACGTGGCCTGTCAGGAAACATGCTAAGCAGCGGCTTCCACATGCTGAAAGTCATTTTGATGGCCCAACAAATTCATTCCCGCCACCTCTCGCCAGTTACAAACCACCCGAAGGGACCCCAGGGGCCTTCAACCCTATACGCTACCCTGTAGCTATACCTTCTACCCTTCAGGCCACACTTGGCCCACCtcaattcaatttaacttTCAACTTTAGCTCTCGCTTTCTCTCCGCTTTCTCCACCTCCCCTAAGctggctctctctctctcgagCGGGTTTTCCATAATGGCATTTTTCCGAAGTCTCGCTTCCTGGAAATTCTGAGCGCCCAGTCGACTCCCGCGTTTGTCGAACGCAACCAACGAGCGGGCGAACCGAACGGCGAACGAAACAACGAACGAACAGCTGGCGAGCGAGTGCGACGGAACAACAGCGAGTGGGCGAGTGGGTCGGAGCGCCATACGTTCCTAGATTCCGGATTGTGAGTTTGAGTTGCCGGTTCATTTTAGGTGGATGGGTAAAATACACTCGGAAAATTGTAGGATGAAGTTTATGTTTGGTCGTTAAAATATGGtgcttttaaatcaaaataactTCCAATTAAGATTagcttttaaaaagtataatattgttattaatttaaatattttagcacTAACACTGAgcaattattagaaaaaataaatgaatctCTTAAAGACTGTTAAATGTTTCAAGTGTAAGGGCTCTACTTCATGTGGATTGAGTGGGTGGCATCCTCTCGCTACTGATTGTTACTGTTGTTGGCAAACGACTGTGCTTTTATCGTTTATTTGTGCCTGAACTGGGGAGTtgggaatggggatggggTCTACAAAAAGGGTTCTGAGTTGGTTTGCGGATGGTGTATGCAGGGTGGTGGATGTGGCAATGTGCTTCAGAACAAGTGCCCGAGCAGAGCACCTCGACCCAAAGAGGATCCCAAGAAAATCGTTTAGCGGATAAAGTCTTAGGGGAAGAGCTGCCCACGGGGCAAGAAACTCAAGTTACGAGAGCAAAAAGGCAAAGATGAGCTTTTACCCCTGCAAAGTACCAGGCTATCAGATTCAGTGACTTGATTTTAAGTCCAGGGGTTGTGTGAGACCTCGCTGCCTTAACAAATAgctctaaaatattaaaattttttaaacttattttattattttaaataattgactAAGAAGACCGATATGTAAAAATGGTTTCAATAAAATACAACACACCCAATGACAAAAGAGATCAAAGGGAAAGTGTGAAACAAAACCTCTATAACCGTACATACTAAATTGGTTGACTCTTTTTTCATACCTATACCCAGATGAGCCTTTTCAGATTCCATTACAAAGTCCATTAATCTGCCGGCAATCACAAATCGAACTTGCCCAGTGGTTCATTTAGCTGTCAGGCCCAGTCTGGACCAAAAGGACCTCCCCTAAGCGACAAACAAATATTGTCTGGGGTTTTATTTAACGGACAGTTGCCAGAATGGCAGTACCAAATTCAATTGCCACATCCGCCAGCGACTTGTCACGGGTGGTTGAAGAAAGACGCTTCTGCTCCAACCACTTGGCTGGATGTTTCTGCTTCTGGTTtatgttttctgttttatttctGGGTGCGCAGTTGCCGGTGCCCAAGATCCTTGAGGGTTGCTCTCGCTGTTGTCATGGTCACTCGATTGcagcaattaatattaaaaatgatttcattCCCGGTGGCTGGGCCTCCAACCCCCGGAACACCGGCAAAAGTCGGTGTGATCTGTTTGTGGCATGGGATTCGGCATAACATAGAGTGGGTGATGGGATGCTGGTTCCACATCTGATTGCGATGGTGATGGTGGTGTGTTAATGCATATTTCAGACACGTGCTGGCTACGCTTCTTTGATTTAATGCACAAGGAGCTGGGCGTCGAGTGGCATTTGTTTGGGGGTTGGGGAAAATGGCTTGAAAAAAGGTTGCCATCGAGAGGAGCGGCAGAAGGCAATGATGAGCggcttaaaatatttgtaaagacctttttattaaaaacaaaaatcggttttaaaGATTATTTGTTTGACTGGCGGCAAGAAAACCCATCCCCCTCCTCGCCGAGACCCTTTGTTTGCCTGGGCGTGATATTTTAATTACGACCTGACGATGTCTGATGTAGATATGTAAATTCGAGTGTACGTGTGATTATTGAGTGCTTTGAATGCTGACTTATGTTCTTCgtgatggtggtggtgggcaAAAGGGGCTGTGTTGGGGCAGAAAGCACACAAAGGGGTTAAATATTCGAACTATTAATGGGCCAGTGGAAATGGTAATTTACTACCCAAAAAGTTTCACCAAAAACCTTACCCAGAACGCTGGTGGTCTGGGCGTTCTTGTCCTTATAAAGTGGCAAACAATGCAAGGAAGCGCAAACTTTATCAGACGATTTGAAAGGAAATGACTTAATTAATattgaacaagaaaggaagctaccttcggccagccgaagcttatatacccttgtagataaaagaatactcactcggtgcagttccagggattccagattcagcgtttcgatttatttcaattttgtttttaagtagtcaagaatcaaaacgcctacttcctacaaagttacaatgaattttcttatatttgtttgggagccttaagatatagtggtccgatccggctggctccgacatatgtactacctgcaatagaaagaagaccttcgggaaagtttcatcgcgatagctttaaaactgagagactagttcgcatagaaacggacagacggacagacggacagacggacatggctagatagactcggctattggtgctgatcaagaatatatatactttatgtggtcggaaacgtctccttcactgcgttgcaaacatctgactgaaattataataccctctacaagggtataaaaatgttgggAACTTTATTGGGTGGAGTGATGATGAAATAGTAAGGATGACCACCCCTTGAAGATTTTAGCTGGGTAGACAAAATTTCAGACTTCTTAGGTATTGCTAAATGAATTTTGTACTAAacatttcctatttttatttggacacttttaatttagaaaagttgtttaaattttattatatagctgtaACAAAAGTTACTGAGGCATTTCGTTAAACTTGAGTCAGTGGGTCCAAGAAATTagattaagttttaattacctAAACGATTTATGGATCCCCAAGGTGCTTTCCTGTTctattaaaattctttaaacgTCCTTATATTCTTTTCTTATCCTTAACTATTCGTGGTTATATTTTTCTGCTTACTTGCGGGACATATGCTATTGTATTCCTCCGCCTTTGTGGATATTCCCCAGACATATGCTCTCTAGCTTGGACCATAGATGGTATTTCCTGACCCTCCTGCCGCATCCCCGCCCCACTGCAGCCCCTTTTCGCGCCCTCCACTGTGTTGGCACTTGCGAGTGCGTTTTTTATGCCATCTTAAGGCCACTTTATGCGCTTTTTATGAGTCCGCagcatcataaaaaaaattcttttcccACTCATACACACAAATAGTTATGCTTTTGTGTGAACTGGCAAGCGCACACACAGccatttatgattttttccactcgcttatatatttttatatttattgattttgtattaaaaatgtaagtgcGGGCTTTTAGTTTGGTTCTTTTCTCCACCCAGGATGGTGTAAAGTTTTTTATGATATTGAAATAAAGCGATAcacattcaataaatataaataaataacgttAAACAGAACGAAAGGTTTCCAGAACTGCATTCTAAAAGGAACGTGGCGGCAAGGGAATATATTGAGTGGGGAATAAAaaggttaaataaaata
It contains:
- the LOC138912883 gene encoding LOW QUALITY PROTEIN: uncharacterized protein (The sequence of the model RefSeq protein was modified relative to this genomic sequence to represent the inferred CDS: inserted 2 bases in 2 codons); this translates as MALINAYRRRIKRVNSQPLNEHKTRCXGRNEIVGPTNQSTSXHEIKPGNNETQSGSQAISMRAFVGRTKELATHKLKTQAPGEPSFNHHPRHPHPRHPLSSRPSPRRHSLYNHLTQR